The genomic segment TGCCGGGGGTGATAACCGAAAAGTAACTAACTCGATGCGCATAAGTCCAGGTCAGGGGCGTGCCAACCTGGACAGTGTGACGTGGAGTAACCGATCGGGGGACCGGGTCAGGATGCTGCGACGAGCCGGTGCCGCAGTTCGCCGAGCCCGGCGATCCGGCTTTCCAACACGTCGCCGGGGGCCAGGTAGCGGGGTGGCCTGCGGCCCATCCCGACGCCGGGCGGGGTGCCGGTGAAGATCAGGTCGCCCGGGTACAGCGGGCCGACGCCGGACAGGTACGCGACCAGTTCGGTCACCGGGAAGACCATGTCCCGGGTGTTGCCGACCTGTACCTGCTCCCCGTTCAGCGTGCACACCAGGTCGAGCTGGTCCGGGTCGGCCAGCTCGTCGACGGTGGTCAGCCAGGGGCCGACCGGGCCGTAGCCGGGAAACGACTTGCCGAGGCTGAACTGTGGCGGCGTGCCGCGCATCTGCACCGCCCGGTCGGAGAGGTCCTGGCCGATGGCGAGCCCGGCGATGTGGTCCCAGGCGTCGGCGGCCGACACCCGGTACGCCGCCCGGCCGAGCACCGCGACCAGTTCGATCTCCCAGTCCACCTGCTCTCCGGAGAGGACGATGTCGCCGGCGGGGCCGAACAGGCAGGACGGGAACTTGGTGAAGATCAGGGGGTCGGTCGGCTGGGCGAAGCCGGACTCGGCGGTGTGGTCCCGGTAGTTGAGGCCGACCGCGAAGATCTGCCGGGGCCGCGGCACGGCCGGGCCGAGCGCGGCGGGGTCCACCGCGGTCAGCGGGGCGTCCGGTCCCGGCCCGCCGGAGCCGGCCCAGGCGACGAACTCCGGCCAGACGTCGTACACGGACTGCGGATCCGGACCGAACCGGCCGTCGCTGGCGGCGGCGACGTCGATCGCACCACCGTCGGTCAGGATCACCAGTCGGTCGGTCAGATTCGCCAGTCGCATAACGTCCTCGCCTCCAGGGATGCATCAGGCTACCGTCAGCTTCGCTTTTCGCGCCAACCAGTCATCCGCGCAAACCACCCGAACCACGGCAACCAACGATCACCAGCGGGAGAGGCATGCAGACCGCATCCGATGATCAGCGACCCGGCCGCGGCAGCAGCCTCGCCCGGGCACTGTCGGAATACCGTCCCGCGGCCGGGCGGGAACGGGCCGATCTCGACCGGGCCCGGTCCCTGCTCGGCACCGGCGACCCCTGGCGGCGGGACAACCCGCTGCACCTGACCGGCTCGGCGCTGATCGTCCACCCGGCCAGCCGCCGGGTGCTGCTGCGTTGGCACCCGCGCCAGCGGGCCTGGCTGCAGGTCGGCGGCCACGCCGATCCGGACGAGACGGATCCGCTGGTCATCGCCCTTAGGGAGGGGTACGAGGAGACCGGGCTGACCGACCTGGTCCCCTGGCCGGACGGCGCGCTCGTCCACCTGGTGGTGGTCCCGGTCGCGGCCGGCAAGGGCGAGCCCGCCCACGAACACATCGACCTGCGCTACGTGCTCGCCACCGGCGACCCGGCGGCGGCCCGACCCGAGTCGGCCGACGCGGAGCTGCGGTGGCTGGACGTACCTTCGGCGCGCGCCCTGACCACCGAGGCGAATCTCCGGGAGTTCCTGGACCGGGTGGGTCGACTCTTCGACCGCCACTGACCGACCGGGCGGCCGGGTGATCGATCCACATCGGCCACTGCCCCAGGTTGCCGGTGGTTGTACCGTGACAGCGGCTGACGTCAGACGCCGCGTCCGGGAGAGCATCGTGTCATCTGATCGGTTTGGAGCCGAGTTGCGCCGCCGACGGGCCACGGCGAACCTGTCGCTGACCGAGTTGTCCCGCCTGGTCCACTACGACAAGGGTCATCTGAGCAAGGTGGAGCGTGGCCGGCGACCGGCCAGTGTGGCCCTCGCCCGGATCTGCGACTCGGTGCTCGACGCCGGTGGGCGGTTGCAGGAGCTGGTCGCCGCGCCCGCCCCGGCGCCCAGACCGGCCGGCGGACCGCAGCTGCTCGCCGCCGGAAGCTCCCTTGCGGACATTCTCGATCTTGTCGCGGTGCACGCCGACCAGCTCGGCGACGAGGTGAGCCCCACCACCCTGGACGTCGCCGCCGCCGACCCGGAGACCCCCGACCGGTTCCGGACGTTGTTCGACCTGCTCCGTCGGCAGGGGCGGCAGTCGCATCCCGGGCTGATCCTGCCCACCGTCCTGACGCCGGCCCGGCTGCTCTGCCGGCTGGGCGCCACGGCCACCGAGCCGGTCCGCGTCCAGCTGCTCGCCCTGGCGGCACACTATCTGGAGTTCGCCGGCTGGATGGCCCAGGAGGCCGGTGACGACGAGCGGGCGCTGCGGTTGACCGCCGCCGCCGAGCTGCTGGCGGCCCCCGCCGAGGCGCCCCAGCTGGCCCCGTACGCACTGGTGCGCTACGCCGAGCTCGCGCTCTACCGGGGCGACGCGCGGCGGGTGATCGAGCTCGCCGAGCAGGCCGAGCAGGACCGCAACGCCACCACCCGGGTCCGCATCCTGGCCGCCCAACGGGCCGCCCAGGGGTACGCCCTCAGCGGTGACACCGCCGACTGCGAGGCGGCCCTGGACCGGGCGGCGCGGCTGAACCGGCGACCGCAGGCCAGATCGGAGAGCGAGATCTGGCTCGGGTCGGCGGCCGCCGGGCGGGCCGACCGGTTGGTCCGGGGCTGGTGCTACTACGACCTCGGCCTGCCCGAGCAGGCCGCCGACCTGCTGGCGAAGGGGTTGGCCGAGATGCCGGCCGACGCGGTCCGCGCGAAGGCGTTGTACGGGGTCCGGCTGTCCCTGGCGCGGGCCGCCGCCGGTGACGTGGAGGGCGCCTGCGGGCAGGCGGACGAGGCCCTCACCCGGGCCCGGCTGGTCGGCTCGGCCACGGTCCGGCACCAGCTGCGCCAGCTCGAGAAGGAGCTGACCCGGTGGCGGCGCCGGTCCTGTGTACGCCATGTGCAGGCGCGGATGGCCGCGCTCGCCGCCGCCGGCTGACGCTCCACACCGGTCACCGAAAGTCACCGTCCGATCAGCAACAGGCAACCGTGGTACGCGCGGGCCGGTATCGGCCAGGCTCGAATCCGGATGAGATCGTTTCCCGGACGCGACGTCCCGCCACCCCCGACGGCCTTCGGATACCGACCACCTCCGGAGGCGATCGCGCTCGCCTGGATCTGTGCCGGCGCCGACTGCGGCCGGCGCGGTGCCGGGGCGCTGGTCGGCGCCTGGCCACGGTCGTGCCCGGACTGCGGGCACCCGGTGGCCACCCACGAACTGGCCGACCCCTGGCAGCACGCCGCCCGCCGGGTGGAGATCGACGTCCGGCTGGTCCGCCCGCGCCACTCCGGCGACCGGGTGGACGCCGCGGCCGAGGACCTGCGGTGGCATGTGGTGGACGCGTTGCGGCAGGGTCGGCCGGAGCTCGCCGAGGCGCGCCGCCAGCGGCTCGACGCGTTCCTGACCGACCGGGAGGCCGCCGGTTCGTTCGACTGCGGCCGGCACCGGCGGTCGGTGGTCCGCGAGGCGTTGGAATACCATGCCGTCGACCTGGCGGCCCGGGAGCTGGCGAGCTGGTACCGGTGTGCCGCGGCCCGGTCCGGGTCGCCGGACCGCCGGGGCGCGACCGGTGAACTGGCCGAGCAGCTGATCGCCTTCCTGGAACAGCCGGGCACCATCGCCGACGGACCGGCGGCCAACGAGGTCTGGCAGCTGCTCACCGACCTGGTCACCGGGTTGGACGGGCTGCCGTGGGCGGACCTGCGGGACCGCCTCGACCGGCTGCGCCGGGTCCGACGCGCCGGACCCGGGCGGGGGTGGCCGCCGCCGTGAGTGGCCCGGCGCCGTCGGCGGGGCATCCGACACGCACCGGCGACCAGCGGGGCTTCGAGCGGACCGGGCCTTCTCAGCCGGACAGCATCGGCAGCAGCTGCCGGATCTGGCCGTTGCGGGAGGTGTCGATCCGGTGGGCGAGCGCCTTCGCCTCCGGGTGCGCCCCACCGGCGGTCTCCATCCGGGCCAGCTCGATCGCGTTGTGCTGGTGCGCGATGAGGATGTTGAGGAAGGTTCGCTCGAACCGGGTGGCGTCGGTGGTCCGCAGCAGGTCGAGGTCGGCGGTGCTGGTGCCGCGCAGCACCTGGTGACCGCCGTGCGCGCCGGGCGCCAGGTGCGCCGCCGGATCGGCAGTCACCGGTTGGTCCCAGTCCCGCAGCCACCCGGTCATCGTCTCGGCCTCGGTCCGCTGGGTCACCTGGATGGCGGCGGCCAGGGTCGCCAGTTCCGGCCGCAGCGGCTGCTCGGCGGCCAACGCGAGCAACCGCTCGGCGGCCGCGTGCTGCTCCAGCATCATCTGCAGGAACATCACGTCGGTGGCGTTGAAGGCGGCCGCGGCCGGCACCGACGCCGGACCGCCGGCGGGGCCGGACCCGGCCTGCGTTGACCTGTCACCTGCCGGCTGCGGCCCGCCAGCCGGTGCCGAGCCGCAGCCGGCGAGCAGGGCGCCCACAACCACGACTCCCACCAGCCGGGCGACAACCAGCCGGGCTGCCGCCGTCAGGGCTCTCACCGGCGAGCCGGTGCCGATCCGAGGTGGGGTCGACGTGCTGGTTGACGACCCGCCCACGGCCGGGCCAGCCGGTCCTCGGTGCCGCTTGTCTTTGGTTGGGCGCATCATGTCGCAGCTCACCCCCTCGGTCACGGTGGCCGGCCGGGCCGGCCGGCCACCGAGCGGTGTGGTCAGAGCCGCTGCCAGAGGGCCGGGACGTTTGGCGGTTCCCAGCCGGTCAGGGCGGTGTGCGCCTGCCGGCACCGGTAGCTCGCCCCGCCGTAGGTGACGGTCGCGCCGACCGCGTACGCCGTGCCGGCCGACCAGGTGCCACCCGGCGCGGGCGGCGGCGTGGTCGGGGCGGGCGGCGGCGTGGTCGGGTTCGGTGGTGGCGTGGTCGGGTTGGGAGGCGGCGGGTTCCCGCCGCCGATCTGCACGTCCACGCAGGAGTAGAAGGCCATCGGGGTGTCGGCGATGTTCCAGATGGCCAGCACCGTCTGGCGGCCGGTCCGACCACCGAGGTTGACGGTGTGCGACACGGTCGCGTTCGGTTGCCGGCCGCCGTCGTCGAAGACCGCGATCCGGCTGCCGCCGATGAAGTACTCCCAGGTGGTGGTGGAGTGCCGGGCGGTGAGCGTCCAGTTGAAGGTGACCGAGTTGCCGACCGGGGTCACCGGCCAGTTGACGCTGTTGTCGTTGAGGATGGCGAACCGGCTCAGTCCGGCGTGGCAGTTGCGCTGCCCCTTGGGTCCTTCGACGCTCTGCGGCTCGTACTGGATCTGGCCGCAGTTGGCGACTCTTCCCTGGAAGCACATCGCCTGCCGGCTCGGCGGCGACGAGATGTAGCCGTGTGCCTGGGCGGGTGTCGCCACCAGCAGGGTGCCGAGGATGGCGCCGGCCGACAGCACCGGCAGCGTGATCCTTCGTCGCATCGGGTTCTCCTCCCGTCATGGTGGACGGAGATGGCTGTGAATTGTCACCATAATGTAAACACTCTTAACAGTAAATAGTCCTAATGAAAGTTCTCGATGATCGGCTCAGCCGACGCGTGCCGGCGCCGAAAGGTCAGAAGCCGTCCGGGGTGATCAGGCCTCCGGCCAGCGCCCGCTCCCGCCAGGCACCCAACCCATCCACCAACCCGTCCGCGCCGGCATCGTCGGGGGCGCAGAGCAGCAGGTCGGAGATCCGCCCGGCCAGCCGGATCCGCTGGCCGAGCAGGACCCGCAGGCCGCGCCGGGCGAGCAGGTCGGCACCGTCCAGCTCCGCGTCCAGGACCAGAGCGACCCGCCCGTACGCGGGCAGCACGCCGGGCAGGGCGGACAGGAACGGCACCAGCGACTCGGCCAACGCTCCACCGGCCCGCACCGCCACCTCCCAGGGCGGATTGGTGAGCACCGACGTCACCGCCCCCGGCCGCCACGGCAGGCGGGCCGCGTCCGCCCGGCCGAACCCGATCCGTTGACCGGCCCGGCCGGCGTTGTCCCGGGCGTTCGCCAGCCGGCCAGGGTCCAGGTCGGTGCCGAGCACGGTCGCCGCCGGCAACGCGTACGCCGCCTCGATCGCGATCGTGCCGTCCCCGCAGAACGGGTCGGCCACCACCGGCACCTGCGACACCCCGCCCCGCGACGCCGCCCCGCCCCGCGACGCCGCCCCGGCCTGCGGGGTCCCGGCCACCGGCAGCCGGGCCACCGGCAGCCCGGCCACCGGCGGCCCGGTTGGTAGCGCGAGCCGAGCCATCGCCGCGGCCAGCGGTGGGTGCAGGGTGCCCGCCCCGGTCGCGAGCTTGTATGCCCGCCGGTGCAGCGGGCGCACCCCGAGCCGAAGCGCGACCACGAGCTGCGG from the Solwaraspora sp. WMMD1047 genome contains:
- a CDS encoding fumarylacetoacetate hydrolase family protein, with product MRLANLTDRLVILTDGGAIDVAAASDGRFGPDPQSVYDVWPEFVAWAGSGGPGPDAPLTAVDPAALGPAVPRPRQIFAVGLNYRDHTAESGFAQPTDPLIFTKFPSCLFGPAGDIVLSGEQVDWEIELVAVLGRAAYRVSAADAWDHIAGLAIGQDLSDRAVQMRGTPPQFSLGKSFPGYGPVGPWLTTVDELADPDQLDLVCTLNGEQVQVGNTRDMVFPVTELVAYLSGVGPLYPGDLIFTGTPPGVGMGRRPPRYLAPGDVLESRIAGLGELRHRLVAAS
- a CDS encoding NUDIX domain-containing protein; translated protein: MQTASDDQRPGRGSSLARALSEYRPAAGRERADLDRARSLLGTGDPWRRDNPLHLTGSALIVHPASRRVLLRWHPRQRAWLQVGGHADPDETDPLVIALREGYEETGLTDLVPWPDGALVHLVVVPVAAGKGEPAHEHIDLRYVLATGDPAAARPESADAELRWLDVPSARALTTEANLREFLDRVGRLFDRH
- a CDS encoding helix-turn-helix transcriptional regulator gives rise to the protein MSSDRFGAELRRRRATANLSLTELSRLVHYDKGHLSKVERGRRPASVALARICDSVLDAGGRLQELVAAPAPAPRPAGGPQLLAAGSSLADILDLVAVHADQLGDEVSPTTLDVAAADPETPDRFRTLFDLLRRQGRQSHPGLILPTVLTPARLLCRLGATATEPVRVQLLALAAHYLEFAGWMAQEAGDDERALRLTAAAELLAAPAEAPQLAPYALVRYAELALYRGDARRVIELAEQAEQDRNATTRVRILAAQRAAQGYALSGDTADCEAALDRAARLNRRPQARSESEIWLGSAAAGRADRLVRGWCYYDLGLPEQAADLLAKGLAEMPADAVRAKALYGVRLSLARAAAGDVEGACGQADEALTRARLVGSATVRHQLRQLEKELTRWRRRSCVRHVQARMAALAAAG
- a CDS encoding DUF305 domain-containing protein; translated protein: MRALTAAARLVVARLVGVVVVGALLAGCGSAPAGGPQPAGDRSTQAGSGPAGGPASVPAAAAFNATDVMFLQMMLEQHAAAERLLALAAEQPLRPELATLAAAIQVTQRTEAETMTGWLRDWDQPVTADPAAHLAPGAHGGHQVLRGTSTADLDLLRTTDATRFERTFLNILIAHQHNAIELARMETAGGAHPEAKALAHRIDTSRNGQIRQLLPMLSG
- a CDS encoding lytic polysaccharide monooxygenase, which produces MRRRITLPVLSAGAILGTLLVATPAQAHGYISSPPSRQAMCFQGRVANCGQIQYEPQSVEGPKGQRNCHAGLSRFAILNDNSVNWPVTPVGNSVTFNWTLTARHSTTTWEYFIGGSRIAVFDDGGRQPNATVSHTVNLGGRTGRQTVLAIWNIADTPMAFYSCVDVQIGGGNPPPPNPTTPPPNPTTPPPAPTTPPPAPGGTWSAGTAYAVGATVTYGGASYRCRQAHTALTGWEPPNVPALWQRL
- a CDS encoding methyltransferase domain-containing protein; translation: MTVTILARVVRGLEWVAADEVATALPAVRPRLAAREVTFETGRWPEPGLLALRTVDDAFLRVAVRDGVGATRDVPARVAAWCARLDWATWRDRLGQLRPVPERPRFDVVASLDGRRSFNRFALENTVGAAIAARLGGVFAARDGAGRTPGETDLTVRLMVRGPQLVVALRLGVRPLHRRAYKLATGAGTLHPPLAAAMARLALPTGPPVAGLPVARLPVAGTPQAGAASRGGAASRGGVSQVPVVADPFCGDGTIAIEAAYALPAATVLGTDLDPGRLANARDNAGRAGQRIGFGRADAARLPWRPGAVTSVLTNPPWEVAVRAGGALAESLVPFLSALPGVLPAYGRVALVLDAELDGADLLARRGLRVLLGQRIRLAGRISDLLLCAPDDAGADGLVDGLGAWRERALAGGLITPDGF